From the genome of Aspergillus fumigatus Af293 chromosome 1, whole genome shotgun sequence, one region includes:
- a CDS encoding UDP-galactose transporter HUT1, producing the protein MARQKQAVPLQRATSSELMHLVPEGSESMSTQQNGSAQKPVTLNGSASTKGQAPEAPLETPGLIQLAICVLGIYASFLSWGVLQEAITTVNFPVRPPTAEEPNPPTERFTFSIVLNTIQSTFAAITGFLYLYFSTPAGKKVPSIFPTRKILFPLLLVSISSSLASPFGYASLAHIDYLTFILAKSCKLLPVMFLHLTIFRKTYPLYKYGVVLLVTLGVATFTLHHPGTSKKVAASAAKNQSGSSLYGIFLLSINLLLDGLTNTTQDHVFSSPQIYTRFTGPQMMVAQNILSTILTTTYLLVMPHLSSTGALHALLPIPIPPSTETELASAVSFLSRHPEVMKNVLGFAACGAIGQLFIFYTLSRFSSLLLVTVTVTRKMLTMLLSVFWFGHTLSAGQWLGIGLVFGGIGAEAVVQKREKQSKEQAKALTGKKE; encoded by the exons ATGGCACGTCAAAAACAGGCAGTGCCTCTACAACGGGCCACTTCTTCTGAATTGATGCACCTTGTGCCTGAAGGATCCGAGTCAATGTCTACACAACAGAATGGCAGCGCCCAGAAGCCTGTTACCCTAAATGGATCTGCCTCGACAAAAGGACAAGCGCCTGAAGCTCCCCTGGAGACTCCGGGATTGATACAACTTGCGATTTGTGTCCTGGGTATTTATGCGTCATT TCTGTCATGGGGTGTTCTTCAAGAAGCGATCACAACGGTCAATTTCCCAGTCCGTCCTCCAACTGCCGAAGAACCAAACCCGCCGACGGAGCGCTTCACCTTCTCGATCGTTCTCAACACCATACAATCCACTTTTGCTGCGATCACTGGCTTCCTCTACCTCTATTTCTCTACTCCGGCCGGCAAGAAGGTTCCGTCCATTTTTCCGACTCGCAAGATTCTCTTCCCTTTGCTCCTGGTCAGTATCTCCTCGTCCCTGGCGTCGCCTTTTGGATATGCCAGTCTTGCGCACATCGACTATTTGACATTTATTCTGGCCAAGTCGTGCAAGCTTCTGCCTGTGATGTTTCTCCACTTGACTATCTTCCGCAAGACATATCCGTTGTATAAGTACGGCGTTGTCTTGCTGGTCACCCTTGGAGTCGCAACTTTCACCCTCCACCACCCTGGAACCAGTAAGAAGGTTGCCGCGTCGGCAGCGAAAAACCAGTCCGGTTCATCTCTGTATGGAATCTTCCTCCTTTCCATCAACCTCCTTCTGGACGGCCTCACGAACACCACCCAAGACCATGTCTTTAGCTCACCGCAAATCTATACGCGCTTCACCGGACCGCAGATGATGGTAGCGCAGAACATCCTTTCAACAATCCTGACCACCACCTACTTGCTTGTCATGCCCCATTTGTCCTCTACCGGCGCCTTGcatgctcttcttcccatTCCAATTCCACCTTCTACCGAAACTGAGCTTGCATCCGCCGTTTCCTTCCTCTCACGACACCCAgaggtgatgaagaatgtGCTCGGGTTTGCCGCCTGCGGAGCCATCGGCCAGCTTTTCATTTTCTATACGCTTTCTCGCTTCTCATCTTTGCTTCTGGTGACTGTGACCGTCACGCGCAAGATGCTCACCATGCTGTTGAGTGTGTTTTGGTTTGGACACACGTTGTCCGCAGGCCAGTGGCTCGGAATTGGCCTTGTATTTGGCGGCATCGGGGCCGAAGCCGTGGTACAGAAGCGGGAGAAGCAATCCAAAGAACAGGCGAAGGCATTAACTGGAAAGAAGGAGTAG
- the par1 gene encoding peptidylprolyl isomerase, with protein sequence MAPKNNAKGGDKKGKGKDASEGDKGKGGGKGLKPATSINVRHILCEKFSKKEEALEKLRNGAKFDDVAREYSEDKARQGGSLGWKVRGSLNADFEKAAYELEPSTTANPKYVEVKTGFGYHIIMVEGRK encoded by the exons ATGGCCCCAAAGAACAACGCCAAAGGAGGTGACAAGAAAGGCAAAGGGAAAGATGCGTCTGAGGGGGACAAGgggaagggaggaggaaagggttTGAAGCCCGCTACGTCGATTAATGTCAGACATATTCTT TGCGAGAAATTCtcgaaaaaggaagaagcactTGAGAAATTGCGCAACGGGGCCAAATTCGACGACGTCGCAAGGGAGTACTCGGAGGATAAGGCTCGGCAAG GCGGCTCTCTTGGTTGGAAAGTCCGAGGCAGTCTCAACGCGGACTTTGAGAAGGCTGCGTATGAGCTTGAGCCCAGTACGACTGCGAACCCCAAATACGTGGAGGTGAAGACCGGGTTTGGGTACCATATCATCATGGTTGAAGGGAGGAAGTAG
- a CDS encoding putative 3-oxo-5-alpha-steroid 4-dehydrogenase yields MLLMLFELSLFLQPARNNYQILSISLPDTLRGRFVTYGARATPTTVGSRPLAPADGPDRSRVHLALDYLASLRVPHSYFTHFYVASVLSSLFWAFQLLSRGSAFQAIATRISPQHLEKSMSIHQVLLCWALMLIQGIRRLHESRLFFKPSSSRMWFVHWLLGLAFYLTATVAIWIEGTETLMTHELTLDDVQVATAPTLRTFLCLPLFLIASGIQHDCHHYLFSLKKYTLPTHPMFQRIVCPHYTAECVIYLSLALLAAPNGEMVNKTLLSCFAFVTVNLGVTATISKRWYEQKFGPESVKERWNMIPGLF; encoded by the exons ATGTTGTTGATGCTCTTCGAGCTTTCTTTATTTTTGCAGCCTGCACG CAATAACTACCAGATACTGTCGATCAGCCTGCCAGATACACTTCGCGGCCGTTTCGTGACTTATGGTGCTCGTGCAACACCAACAACGGTCGGGTCGAGACCCCTTGCGCCTGCCGATGGCCCGGACAGATCCCGTGTACACCTCGCACTCGATTACCTTGCCTCTCTGAGAGTTCCTCACAGCTACTTCACGCACTTTTATGTTGCCTCTGTGCTTTCTTCGCTCTTTTGGGCGTTCCAGTTGCTATCCAGAGGTTCGGCGTTTCAGGCCATTGCCACAAGAATAAGCCCGCAACACTTGGAGAAGTCGATGTCCATACATCAAGTCTTACTCTGCTGGGCATTGATGTTAATACAAGGAATTCGGCGACTGCATGAGAGTCGCCTCTTTTTCAAGCCATCCTCGTCCAGGATGTGGTTTGTCCATTGGCTTCTAGGGCTCGCCTTTTACCTCACTGCAACGGTCGCCATTTGGATTGAGGGGACAG AAACTCTCATGACCCACGAGTTGACTCTCGATGATGTTCAAGTAGCCACCGCTCCTACTCTTCGCACATTCCTCTGCCTTCCATTATTTTTGATCGCCTCGGGTATTCAGCACGATTGCCACCACTACCTCTTCTCGCTTAAGAAGTATACCCTCCCGACTCATCCTATGTTTCAAAGAATCGTATGTCCCCATTACACTGCTGAGTGTGTGATATACCTGTCGTTGGCTCTGTTGGCTGCACCGAATGGCGAGATGGTGAACAAGACACTTTTGTCATGTTTCGCGTTTGTAACGGTGAATTTGGGTGTAACCGCCACAATCAGCAAGCGATGGTACGAGCAGAAGTTCGGGCCGGAGTCTGTCAAGGAAAGATGGAACATGATTCCTGGACTCTTCTAA